From Cotesia glomerata isolate CgM1 linkage group LG2, MPM_Cglom_v2.3, whole genome shotgun sequence, a single genomic window includes:
- the LOC123260104 gene encoding uncharacterized protein LOC123260104, whose product MFQPSEKEEIKIWVEDNVIPKVAQKLHKNYSKSDTILNLSYPEGFLLLSAVIFAEVRFNNSNSKEKDEVVQLVIKRPSLLDSFNNIMHLDALFHNEILFYEKFSQSDSVNESEFPRCFLTAEDLKNPAGMIIVIENIVNLGYKMCLKSYDIPFEYVIAAMQAIGRFHGMSYTMKVRQPEKFAEIVGNLMEYRYSPGETFGTFINLVSVRPVEYLRKKNYDPVFLDKMEGFLSNAFDTVMMKAVTPKEPLATLCHGDFTRSNIFFREKNGSLETMLIDFAMLRYSSPSIDVSTFLYLNCSTKDRNERFPEIFKAYYNAVIGYLKEQKIEDLENYSEKNFMEDYKRNAMFGFVIAMFFLPVIRGISKVTPEEVKEFDNVKMAMMTKEAGGDAFSEELAGILVDMRNHGYLEHVLQV is encoded by the coding sequence ATGTTCCAACCAAGTGAGAAAGAAGAGATCAAAATATGGGTAGAGGACAATGTTATCCCAAAAGTGGCGCAGAAACTCCacaaaaattactcaaaatctGACACCATTTTAAATCTCTCCTACCCTGAAGGTTTTTTACTCCTTTCTGCTGTAATTTTCGCGGAGGTGCgcttcaataattcaaattcaaaAGAGAAAGACGAAGTAGTGCAATTAGTAATAAAGCGACCTTCACTGTTAGATTCATTTAACAACATCATGCATTTGGACGCGTTGTTCCACAATGAAATCCTGTTCTACGAAAAGTTTTCGCAAAGTGACAGTGTAAACGAAAGTGAGTTTCCGCGATGTTTTTTAACCGCTGAAGACCTAAAAAATCCTGCGGGAATGATAATAGTGATTGAGAACATTGTAAATCTTGGCTACAAAATGTGTTTAAAAAGTTACGACATACCTTTCGAGTACGTAATTGCAGCCATGCAAGCGATAGGACGTTTCCACGGAATGAGTTATACAATGAAGGTGCGTCAGCCGGAAAAATTTGCGGAAATAGTTGGCAATCTTATGGAGTATCGCTATTCCCCTGGAGAAACCTTTGGAACGTTCATAAATTTGGTGTCAGTGAGACCTGTCGAGTACTTGCGGAAAAAGAACTATGATCCGGTTTTTCTTGACAAAATGGAGGGTTTTCTTTCCAATGCATTTGATACCGTAATGATGAAAGCGGTAACCCCCAAAGAACCTCTTGCGACGCTGTGCCACGGTGATTTCACCAGAAGCAACATTTTCTTCCGCGAAAAAAATGGCAGTTTGGAAACTATGTTAATTGATTTCGCGATGCTCAGATATTCCTCGCCGAGCATTGATGTGTCCACGTTTTTGTACTTGAATTGCTCGACCAAAGACAGGAATGAGCGATTCCCAGAAATTTTCAAGGCTTACTACAACGCTGTTATTGGTTACCTGAAGGAGCAGAAGATTGAAGATTTGGAAAACTATTCAGAGAAGAATTTCATGGAAGATTACAAGCGTAATGCGATGTTTGGGTTCGTTATTGCGATGTTTTTCTTGCCGGTGATTCGCGGAATCTCTAAAGTCACTCCCGAAGAGGTAAAAGAGTTTGACAACGTAAAAATGGCGATGATGACCAAGGAAGCGGGTGGTGATGCTTTTTCAGAAGAATTGGCGGGCATTCTGGTGGACATGCGGAACCACGGGTATTTGGAGCACGTACTGCAAGTTTAG